The following proteins are co-located in the Brevibacillus laterosporus DSM 25 genome:
- a CDS encoding NTTRR-F1 domain, with amino-acid sequence MPFSNKIVNGDFETGTLIPWSSINVAITNLQSHTGFFSARLFGNTANSLLFQAVPVTPGDSFEFLLSIAKLGNLVSPQVNIALLYLDVTATPVGIGLNLTIPVGHLPDNTADIWTTIYETTSVVPATAIQALLIIEKVPGLTTADVVVDDIELLQTSGGPTGPTGPTGPTGPTGPTGPTGPTGATGATGATGATGATGATGATGATGATGPTGATGATGATGATGATGATGATGATGATGATGDTGPTGATGDTGPTGATGDTGATGDTGATGATGATGDTGATGDTGATGDTGATGDTGPTGDTGATGATGDTGATGATGDTGATGDTGATGDTGATGATGATGDTGATGNTGATGDTGATGDTGPTGDTGATGDTGATGATGDTGPTGDTGPTGDTGPTGDTGATGDTGPTGDTGPTGDTGATGDTGPTGDTGPTGDTGATGATGDTGPTGDTGPTGDTGPTGDTGATGATGDTGATGATGDTGATGPTGDTGPTGDTGATGDTGATGDTGATGDTGATGDTGATGDTGPTGDTGATGDTGATGDTGATGATGATGATGATGATGATGDTGATGDTGATGDTGATGDTGATGDTGATGDTGATGATGDTGATGDTGATGDTGATGDTGATGDTGATGPTGDTGPTGDTGATGATGDTGATGDTGPTGDTGATGATGDTGATGDTGATGDTGPTGDTGATGATGDTGATGDTGATGDTGPTGDTGATGATGDTGPTGATGDTGPTGATGDTGATGPTGDTGPTGDTGATGDTGATGDTGATGDTGATGATGDTGATGDTGATGDTGATGATGATGATGDTGPTGNTGPTGDTGPTGATGDTGATGDTGPTGDTGATGDTGATGPTGDTGPTGDTGATGDTGATGPTGDTGATGDTGATGPTGDTGPTGDTGATGDTGATGPTGDTGPTGDTGATGATGDTGATGDTGATGDTGATGDTGATGDTGATGDTGPTGDTGATGDTGATGDTGATGDTGATGDTGATGDTGATGDTGPTGDTGATGATGDTGATGDTGATGDTGATGDTGATGDTGATGDTGPTGDTGATGDTGATGDTGATGDTGATGDTGATGATGDTGPTGDTGATGATGDTGATGATGDTGATGDTGATGDTGATGDTGPTGATGATGATGDTGPTGNTGATGDTGATGDTGATGDTGPTGDTGATGDTGATGATGDTGATGATGDTGATGDTGATGATGDTGATGDTGATGDTGATGNTGATGATGATGDTGATGDTGATGATGDTGATGDTGPTGDTGATGDTGATGPTGDTGPTGDTGATGDTGPTGDTGATGDTGATGPTGDTGPTGDTGATGDTGPTGDTGATGDTGATGPTGDTGPTGDTGATGATGDTGATGDTGATGDTGPTGDTGATGATGDTGATGDTGATGDTGPTGNTGATGDTGPTGDTGATGATGDTGATGATGDTGATGDTGATGDTGATGDTGPTGATGATGATGDTGPTGNTGATGDTGATGDTGATGDTGPTGDTGATGDTGATGDTGATGDTGATGDTGATGATGDTGATGDTGATGATGDTGATGDTGATGATGDTGATGATGDTGATGDTGATGATGDTGATGATGDTGATGDTGPTGDTGATGATGDTGATGATGDTGATGDTGATGDTGATGDTGPTGATGATGDTGPTGNTGATGDTGATGDTGATGDTGPTGDTGATGDTGATGDTGATGDTGATGDTGATGATGDTGATGDTGATGATGDTGATGDTGATGATGDTGATGDTGATGATGDTGATGATGDTGATGDTGPTGDTGATGDTGATGPTGDTGPTGDTGATGATGDTGATGATGDTGATGDTGPTGDTGATGATGPTGDTGATGDTGATGDTGATGATGDTGATGATGDTGPTGPTGPTGPAGVFSPAYGFFQLSKTMLIPSNEAIPFDTIGPAIGGVSLVNSDSIHIAQGGDYSIYFLVAVMPISTLQPEYIEVGLMINNKEIPDFKTSTVATNSDSANSAIQISSEAIVSIPANTTLQLRNLQNNAFTINSSSVSGVTIKIIKLN; translated from the coding sequence TTGCCTTTTAGTAACAAAATTGTAAATGGTGATTTTGAAACGGGAACCCTGATCCCGTGGAGCTCTATAAACGTAGCCATTACAAATCTACAGAGTCACACCGGTTTTTTTAGTGCACGATTATTCGGAAATACAGCTAATAGTTTATTGTTTCAAGCAGTGCCTGTAACACCTGGAGATAGTTTTGAATTTTTACTATCCATCGCAAAATTAGGGAATTTAGTAAGCCCTCAAGTAAATATTGCACTTCTCTATTTAGATGTAACAGCTACCCCTGTTGGGATTGGACTTAATCTTACAATTCCCGTAGGTCACCTTCCAGATAACACAGCGGATATTTGGACTACAATCTATGAAACAACTTCTGTTGTACCAGCAACGGCGATTCAAGCTTTGCTCATTATTGAAAAAGTTCCTGGCCTAACTACTGCTGATGTAGTTGTTGATGACATCGAATTATTACAGACTAGTGGTGGTCCTACTGGTCCTACTGGTCCTACTGGTCCTACTGGTCCTACTGGTCCTACTGGTCCTACTGGTCCTACTGGCGCTACTGGCGCTACTGGCGCTACTGGCGCTACTGGTGCTACTGGCGCTACTGGTGCTACTGGTGCTACTGGCGCTACTGGCCCTACTGGTGCTACTGGCGCTACTGGCGCTACTGGTGCTACTGGCGCTACTGGCGCTACTGGTGCTACTGGCGCTACTGGCGCTACTGGTGCTACTGGGGACACCGGCCCTACTGGGGCTACCGGAGACACCGGCCCTACTGGGGCTACTGGAGACACCGGTGCTACTGGGGACACCGGCGCTACCGGCGCTACTGGCGCTACCGGTGACACTGGTGCTACTGGAGACACCGGCGCTACTGGGGACACCGGCGCTACTGGGGACACCGGCCCTACTGGGGACACCGGCGCTACTGGCGCTACCGGTGACACTGGCGCTACTGGCGCTACCGGTGACACTGGCGCTACTGGGGACACCGGCGCTACTGGAGACACCGGCGCTACTGGGGCTACTGGCGCTACCGGTGACACTGGCGCTACTGGGAACACCGGCGCTACTGGAGACACCGGCGCTACTGGAGACACCGGCCCTACTGGGGACACCGGCGCTACCGGAGACACTGGTGCTACTGGTGCTACTGGAGACACTGGCCCTACCGGAGACACTGGCCCTACTGGAGACACCGGCCCTACTGGAGACACTGGTGCTACTGGAGACACTGGCCCTACTGGAGACACTGGCCCTACTGGTGATACCGGCGCTACTGGAGATACTGGCCCTACCGGAGACACTGGCCCTACTGGTGATACCGGCGCTACTGGAGCGACTGGAGACACTGGCCCTACTGGAGACACTGGCCCTACCGGAGACACTGGCCCTACTGGTGATACCGGCGCTACCGGCGCTACTGGTGACACCGGCGCTACTGGTGCTACTGGAGACACTGGCGCTACCGGTCCTACTGGGGACACTGGCCCTACTGGAGACACCGGTGCTACTGGAGACACCGGCGCTACTGGAGACACCGGCGCTACTGGAGACACCGGCGCTACTGGAGACACCGGCGCTACCGGAGACACTGGCCCTACTGGGGACACCGGCGCTACCGGAGACACTGGTGCTACTGGAGACACTGGTGCTACTGGTGCTACTGGTGCTACTGGTGCTACTGGTGCTACTGGTGCTACTGGTGCTACTGGAGACACCGGCGCTACCGGTGACACTGGGGCGACTGGTGACACCGGCGCTACCGGAGACACTGGTGCTACTGGTGACACCGGCGCTACTGGAGACACCGGCGCTACTGGGGCGACTGGAGACACTGGTGCTACTGGAGACACCGGCGCTACTGGAGACACCGGCGCTACTGGAGATACCGGCGCTACTGGAGATACTGGCGCTACCGGTCCTACTGGGGACACTGGCCCTACTGGGGACACCGGCGCTACTGGCGCTACCGGAGACACTGGCGCTACCGGAGACACTGGCCCTACTGGTGACACCGGCGCTACTGGCGCTACCGGAGACACTGGTGCTACTGGTGACACCGGCGCTACCGGAGACACTGGCCCTACTGGTGATACCGGCGCTACTGGAGCGACTGGAGACACTGGCGCTACTGGAGACACCGGCGCTACCGGAGACACTGGCCCTACTGGTGACACCGGCGCTACTGGTGCTACTGGTGACACTGGCCCTACTGGTGCTACTGGTGACACTGGCCCTACTGGTGCTACTGGTGACACTGGCGCTACCGGTCCTACTGGGGACACTGGCCCTACTGGGGACACCGGTGCTACTGGAGACACCGGCGCTACTGGGGACACCGGCGCTACTGGGGACACCGGCGCTACTGGTGCTACCGGAGACACTGGCGCTACTGGGGACACCGGCGCTACTGGGGACACCGGCGCTACTGGTGCTACTGGTGCTACTGGCGCTACCGGTGACACTGGCCCTACTGGGAACACCGGCCCTACTGGTGACACCGGCCCTACTGGTGCTACTGGTGACACTGGTGCTACTGGTGACACTGGCCCTACTGGTGATACCGGCGCTACTGGAGATACTGGCGCTACCGGTCCTACTGGTGACACTGGCCCTACTGGTGACACCGGCGCTACCGGAGACACTGGTGCTACTGGCCCTACTGGTGATACCGGCGCTACTGGAGATACTGGCGCTACCGGTCCTACTGGGGACACTGGCCCTACTGGTGATACCGGCGCTACTGGAGATACTGGCGCTACCGGTCCTACTGGGGACACTGGCCCTACTGGAGACACCGGCGCTACTGGCGCTACCGGAGACACTGGCGCTACCGGAGACACTGGCGCTACTGGGGACACTGGCGCTACCGGAGACACTGGTGCTACTGGTGACACCGGCGCTACCGGAGACACTGGCCCTACTGGTGATACCGGCGCTACCGGAGACACTGGCGCTACCGGAGACACTGGCGCTACTGGGGACACTGGCGCTACCGGAGACACTGGTGCTACTGGTGACACCGGCGCTACCGGAGACACTGGCCCTACTGGTGATACCGGCGCTACTGGCGCTACTGGAGACACCGGCGCTACTGGAGACACCGGTGCTACTGGTGACACTGGTGCTACTGGTGACACCGGCGCTACTGGAGACACCGGCGCTACCGGAGACACTGGCCCTACTGGGGACACCGGCGCTACCGGAGACACTGGTGCTACTGGTGACACCGGCGCTACTGGAGACACCGGCGCTACTGGGGACACCGGCGCTACTGGTGCTACCGGTGACACTGGCCCTACTGGGGACACCGGCGCTACTGGCGCTACCGGAGACACTGGTGCTACTGGTGCTACTGGGGACACCGGTGCTACTGGAGACACTGGGGCTACTGGTGACACCGGCGCTACTGGAGACACCGGCCCTACTGGTGCTACTGGTGCTACTGGCGCTACCGGTGACACTGGCCCTACTGGGAACACCGGCGCTACTGGGGACACCGGCGCTACTGGAGACACCGGCGCTACCGGAGACACTGGCCCTACTGGTGACACCGGCGCTACCGGAGACACTGGTGCTACTGGTGCTACTGGAGACACCGGCGCTACTGGGGCGACTGGAGACACTGGTGCTACTGGTGACACTGGCGCTACTGGTGCTACTGGAGACACCGGCGCTACCGGAGACACTGGTGCTACTGGTGACACCGGCGCTACTGGAAACACCGGCGCTACTGGGGCGACTGGGGCGACTGGAGACACTGGTGCTACTGGAGACACCGGCGCTACTGGTGCTACTGGTGACACTGGTGCTACTGGAGACACTGGCCCTACTGGTGATACCGGCGCTACTGGAGATACTGGCGCTACCGGTCCTACTGGGGACACTGGCCCTACTGGTGACACTGGTGCTACTGGAGACACTGGCCCTACTGGTGATACCGGCGCTACTGGAGATACTGGCGCTACCGGTCCTACTGGGGACACTGGCCCTACTGGTGACACTGGTGCTACTGGAGACACTGGCCCTACTGGTGATACCGGCGCTACTGGAGATACTGGCGCTACCGGTCCTACTGGGGACACTGGCCCTACTGGTGACACCGGCGCTACTGGCGCTACCGGAGACACTGGTGCTACTGGTGACACCGGCGCTACCGGAGACACTGGCCCTACTGGTGATACCGGCGCTACTGGAGCGACTGGAGACACTGGCGCTACTGGAGACACCGGCGCTACCGGAGACACTGGCCCTACTGGGAACACCGGCGCTACCGGAGACACTGGCCCTACTGGGGACACCGGCGCTACTGGCGCTACCGGAGACACTGGTGCTACTGGTGCTACTGGTGACACCGGTGCTACTGGTGACACTGGGGCTACTGGTGACACCGGCGCTACTGGAGACACCGGCCCTACTGGTGCTACTGGTGCTACTGGCGCTACCGGTGACACTGGCCCTACTGGGAACACCGGCGCTACTGGGGACACCGGCGCTACTGGAGACACCGGCGCTACCGGAGACACTGGCCCTACTGGTGACACCGGCGCTACCGGAGACACTGGTGCTACTGGTGACACCGGCGCTACTGGAGACACCGGCGCTACTGGGGACACCGGCGCTACTGGTGCTACCGGAGACACTGGCGCTACTGGGGACACCGGCGCTACTGGGGCTACCGGAGACACTGGTGCTACTGGTGACACCGGCGCTACTGGGGCTACTGGTGACACCGGCGCTACTGGGGCTACTGGTGACACCGGCGCTACCGGAGACACTGGTGCTACTGGTGCTACTGGAGACACCGGCGCTACTGGGGCGACTGGAGACACTGGTGCTACTGGTGACACTGGCCCTACTGGGGACACCGGCGCTACTGGCGCTACCGGAGACACTGGTGCTACTGGTGCTACTGGGGACACCGGTGCTACTGGTGACACTGGGGCTACTGGAGACACCGGCGCTACTGGAGACACCGGCCCTACTGGTGCTACTGGCGCTACCGGTGACACTGGCCCTACTGGGAACACCGGCGCTACTGGGGACACCGGCGCTACTGGAGACACCGGCGCTACCGGAGACACTGGCCCTACTGGTGACACCGGCGCTACCGGAGACACTGGTGCTACTGGTGACACCGGCGCTACTGGAGACACCGGCGCTACTGGGGACACCGGCGCTACTGGTGCTACCGGAGACACTGGCGCTACTGGGGACACCGGCGCTACTGGGGCTACCGGAGACACTGGTGCTACTGGTGACACCGGCGCTACTGGGGCTACTGGTGACACCGGCGCTACCGGAGACACTGGTGCTACTGGTGCTACTGGAGACACCGGCGCTACTGGGGCGACTGGAGACACTGGTGCTACTGGTGACACTGGCCCTACTGGTGATACCGGCGCTACTGGAGATACTGGCGCTACCGGTCCTACTGGGGACACTGGCCCTACTGGTGACACCGGCGCTACTGGGGCTACTGGTGACACCGGCGCTACTGGGGCTACTGGAGACACTGGTGCTACTGGAGACACTGGCCCTACTGGTGATACCGGCGCTACTGGTGCTACCGGTCCTACTGGTGACACCGGCGCTACCGGTGACACTGGTGCTACTGGAGACACCGGCGCTACTGGTGCTACTGGAGACACTGGCGCTACCGGTGCTACTGGTGACACTGGCCCTACCGGCCCTACCGGTCCTACTGGCCCAGCTGGAGTATTCTCTCCTGCGTACGGTTTCTTCCAGCTAAGCAAGACTATGTTAATACCTTCAAATGAAGCTATACCTTTTGACACTATTGGTCCTGCTATTGGAGGAGTTTCACTAGTTAATTCAGATTCTATCCACATTGCTCAAGGAGGAGACTATTCCATTTACTTCCTCGTAGCAGTGATGCCAATCAGCACATTGCAACCAGAGTATATTGAAGTTGGCTTAATGATAAATAACAAGGAAATCCCTGACTTTAAAACATCTACCGTAGCTACAAATAGTGATTCTGCAAATTCTGCTATACAAATTTCAAGTGAAGCTATTGTTTCAATCCCAGCTAACACAACACTTCAACTTAGAAATTTACAGAATAATGCTTTCACTATCAATAGTAGTAGCGTAAGTGGAGTTACAATTAAAATCATTAAATTAAACTAA
- a CDS encoding MarR family winged helix-turn-helix transcriptional regulator yields MKQSIEFLQSFWAINRITSKLTQLDAANAGLTLQQLAILNVIRFHPELKTLKQLTDRLLTAKSTLSISIDGLVALGYLTREPSTEDRREIILSLTPQGHELSQTINNHSSAHHVMETALESMNPEDVETLLRLLKTLHTQLYSLKAEVH; encoded by the coding sequence ATGAAACAATCCATTGAATTTCTGCAATCATTTTGGGCTATCAATCGAATCACATCCAAATTGACCCAACTAGATGCTGCCAACGCTGGCCTTACTTTACAACAATTAGCGATATTAAATGTCATTCGCTTTCATCCAGAGTTAAAAACACTAAAACAATTAACAGATCGTTTGTTAACAGCCAAAAGTACGTTGAGTATCTCTATAGATGGGCTAGTAGCGCTTGGTTATCTTACTAGAGAACCTTCTACGGAAGATAGACGTGAAATCATTTTGTCGTTAACACCCCAAGGGCACGAGTTATCTCAAACTATCAATAACCATTCTTCAGCTCATCATGTTATGGAAACTGCTTTAGAAAGCATGAACCCTGAAGATGTGGAAACCTTGCTCAGATTGCTTAAAACCTTACACACTCAACTGTATAGTTTGAAAGCAGAAGTACATTAG
- a CDS encoding ArsR/SmtB family transcription factor, which produces MNREIQQFKAEFFKALAHPLRIRILEVLCEGDKNVNELQTILGTEGSAVSQQLAVLRNKNVVSGTKEGTSVIYSLRDPLIKDLLKVSKQIFDNHLVDAISLLENMRNE; this is translated from the coding sequence ATGAACCGAGAAATTCAACAGTTTAAAGCAGAATTTTTTAAAGCGTTGGCCCATCCGTTGCGTATTCGAATCCTTGAAGTACTATGTGAAGGTGATAAAAACGTTAATGAACTTCAGACTATTTTAGGAACGGAAGGTTCTGCTGTGTCACAACAATTAGCTGTCCTTAGAAACAAGAATGTGGTTAGTGGCACGAAGGAAGGCACCTCTGTAATCTACTCCCTGCGAGATCCCCTTATTAAAGACCTTCTTAAGGTTTCCAAACAGATTTTTGATAATCATTTAGTAGACGCCATTTCACTACTGGAAAACATGCGAAATGAATAA
- a CDS encoding SulP family inorganic anion transporter, with protein MKLSGRFENYNGTYFRHDLISGLIVGVIAIPLGMAFAIAAGVNPQYGIYTTIIAGFFISLFGGSKFQIGGPTGAFIPILFAIVMQYGYENLLIAGLLAGVMLILMGIFRLGALIAFIPRPVTIGFTSGIAVIIFTGQISNFLGLTEIQRHQDFLSNMKELGIHLSTINPYSIVTALLCFAILFITPKLFPKVPGSLIGLIVSSLLAAWFFEGKVATIGSTYGEIPSTLPSFHIPDITWDRIVQLLQPAFVIALLGGIESLLSAVVADGMTGNRHKSNRELIGQGIANMITPLFGGIPATGAIARTATNIKSGAKSPISGMIHSLVVLIVLMLFAPWASSIPLASMAPILMVVAWNMSERRAFIHIVKTKTSDSLVLVITFFLTVLTDLVTAVEVGLILAVILFVKRMRDILTVAKVLPDPTVKHEKMSPHMVKEGHDCPQIAIFTIEGALFFGAAAMFESSIMETIHYRPKVLLLKMAKVPFMDTTGESNLANVVNDFTKNGGKVLISGIQAQPKEVLTKTGLAQVIGKENFFEHTGEAIEYALTQLERQKCLGCKHFSFRECTVLSDPNVGKQQSVLPIKQFSEQ; from the coding sequence ATGAAGTTGTCGGGGAGATTTGAGAACTACAACGGTACTTATTTTCGACATGATCTCATATCAGGGTTAATTGTAGGTGTCATCGCCATTCCTTTAGGAATGGCTTTTGCTATTGCTGCTGGAGTTAATCCTCAATATGGAATTTACACAACAATTATTGCAGGTTTTTTTATTTCTTTATTTGGGGGGTCTAAGTTTCAGATCGGGGGTCCTACAGGAGCCTTTATTCCTATTTTATTTGCAATTGTCATGCAGTACGGGTATGAGAACTTACTAATTGCCGGTTTATTAGCTGGGGTAATGCTCATCCTGATGGGAATTTTTAGGCTAGGGGCACTTATCGCATTTATTCCACGCCCGGTCACCATTGGTTTTACCTCTGGCATAGCTGTCATTATTTTTACTGGGCAAATCTCAAATTTTTTGGGGTTAACAGAAATCCAAAGGCATCAAGACTTTCTTTCAAATATGAAGGAGCTCGGTATCCATCTGTCCACTATAAATCCATACAGCATTGTTACGGCGCTTCTTTGTTTCGCTATTCTTTTCATAACACCTAAGCTTTTTCCAAAGGTACCTGGATCACTCATCGGTCTGATCGTATCCAGCTTACTAGCAGCGTGGTTTTTTGAAGGGAAAGTAGCGACAATAGGTTCCACATATGGGGAAATTCCCAGTACCCTTCCCAGTTTTCATATACCTGATATCACCTGGGATCGAATTGTCCAGCTACTTCAGCCTGCCTTCGTAATTGCCTTACTCGGAGGGATTGAATCCCTCTTATCTGCGGTGGTGGCTGATGGAATGACTGGAAACCGCCATAAAAGCAATCGTGAGTTAATAGGGCAAGGGATTGCGAATATGATTACCCCTTTGTTTGGCGGAATCCCTGCAACTGGAGCCATCGCTCGTACAGCTACCAACATAAAAAGTGGTGCCAAGAGCCCGATTTCAGGGATGATTCATAGTCTAGTCGTGTTAATCGTGCTCATGTTGTTTGCTCCATGGGCTTCTTCAATTCCTTTAGCCAGCATGGCACCTATCTTAATGGTTGTCGCTTGGAACATGAGCGAACGTAGAGCATTTATCCATATCGTAAAAACAAAAACAAGTGATTCTCTTGTATTAGTAATCACTTTCTTTCTGACTGTACTAACCGATTTAGTAACTGCGGTCGAAGTAGGATTAATATTGGCAGTTATTCTGTTTGTGAAGCGAATGAGGGACATATTAACCGTCGCAAAGGTGTTACCTGATCCTACGGTAAAACACGAAAAAATGTCTCCTCATATGGTAAAGGAAGGACACGACTGTCCCCAAATAGCTATTTTTACCATAGAAGGAGCTCTATTCTTTGGTGCAGCTGCCATGTTTGAATCATCGATTATGGAAACCATACATTATCGCCCTAAGGTACTACTACTTAAAATGGCAAAGGTTCCTTTTATGGATACCACTGGTGAGTCTAACCTTGCGAATGTAGTCAACGATTTCACAAAAAATGGTGGGAAGGTTCTCATATCTGGCATTCAAGCTCAGCCTAAAGAAGTTTTGACAAAAACAGGCTTGGCACAGGTAATTGGTAAAGAGAACTTTTTTGAACATACAGGTGAAGCTATTGAGTACGCCTTAACTCAATTAGAACGTCAAAAATGCTTAGGATGTAAACATTTTAGCTTTCGTGAATGTACTGTATTATCAGACCCGAATGTAGGGAAGCAACAATCAGTTCTACCAATCAAACAATTTTCGGAACAATAA
- a CDS encoding phosphodiester glycosidase family protein: protein MLSKLNLFFALLLAPLCGILLAFAEPSPLEANMDKLSLKSAQLAAHISELEKASNETKDILASLRKTADQDKKEAEHYQKQLDNLVAASKNQTKQSTGLVDEILANLLGDPIGQNFGKNSRIKVYSLKEAGYSGYMAKVHLFNPNALKMVLANDSIYSSGETTSHAAKRKGAVLAVNAGGFDKRNGKLAPLGITVVDGQVKTFSNNPNLSFVGFNKNGRLHSGRLTSQEQVKKNGIMQGASFLPILLENGQKKTIPKAWANRREPRTLIGNFENGDLLFIVIDGRNKGGSKGVTLEEAQRKLLEFKVRDAYNLDGGSSSVFYYNGKVLNHPSSGRELPLTTHLVVLP, encoded by the coding sequence GTGCTTTCTAAGCTGAATCTGTTTTTTGCTTTATTGCTAGCTCCCCTTTGTGGGATTCTGCTTGCTTTTGCCGAGCCCTCACCCTTGGAAGCCAATATGGACAAGCTATCGTTAAAGAGCGCTCAACTCGCTGCTCATATTTCGGAGCTGGAAAAAGCCTCTAATGAAACGAAAGACATCTTGGCAAGTCTACGTAAAACGGCTGATCAGGATAAAAAAGAAGCAGAGCATTATCAGAAGCAACTTGATAACCTTGTAGCAGCTAGCAAAAATCAGACGAAGCAATCTACTGGATTAGTAGATGAAATCCTCGCTAATCTGTTAGGCGATCCGATTGGTCAAAACTTCGGTAAAAATTCACGAATTAAGGTGTACTCGCTTAAGGAAGCAGGATATAGCGGTTATATGGCAAAAGTCCATCTGTTTAACCCCAATGCGCTGAAAATGGTATTGGCAAACGATAGCATCTATAGTAGTGGGGAAACGACTAGTCATGCAGCGAAACGAAAAGGTGCCGTTTTAGCAGTTAATGCAGGTGGTTTTGATAAACGTAATGGCAAACTTGCTCCACTCGGTATTACAGTGGTAGATGGTCAGGTCAAGACATTTTCCAATAATCCGAATCTGAGTTTTGTGGGCTTTAACAAAAACGGTCGCTTGCACAGTGGACGTCTTACATCACAGGAGCAAGTGAAAAAGAACGGTATCATGCAGGGAGCCAGTTTCTTGCCAATCCTTCTGGAAAATGGTCAGAAAAAAACAATTCCAAAAGCATGGGCAAACCGTCGTGAACCACGTACACTGATCGGAAACTTTGAAAATGGAGACCTGTTATTTATTGTAATTGATGGACGAAATAAAGGCGGTAGCAAAGGCGTTACCTTAGAAGAAGCACAACGTAAATTGCTTGAATTCAAGGTACGGGACGCATACAACCTAGATGGTGGAAGTTCCAGTGTCTTTTACTATAATGGTAAAGTTTTAAACCACCCTTCTAGCGGACGTGAATTACCTTTGACTACTCATTTAGTGGTTCTTCCTTAA
- a CDS encoding VOC family protein, protein MFKKLQCLAIYTKDLESSIIFYEKMGLVKKWEVEQIPGKPWKLVGMGFGEGHAELVLKNNPELNFIEPEIIVEDVSAFYEQWKDEPSIQWIRTPFSNSLGGHVAIMEAPDGNVFVLIGK, encoded by the coding sequence ATGTTTAAGAAATTACAATGCCTTGCAATTTATACGAAGGACTTGGAATCATCCATTATTTTCTATGAGAAAATGGGGTTAGTAAAGAAATGGGAGGTCGAGCAAATTCCAGGTAAACCATGGAAGCTAGTAGGTATGGGATTTGGAGAAGGTCATGCAGAACTTGTTTTAAAAAATAATCCTGAATTAAATTTCATCGAGCCAGAAATTATTGTGGAGGATGTCAGTGCATTCTATGAACAGTGGAAAGACGAGCCATCCATTCAGTGGATTCGCACACCATTCTCCAACTCATTAGGTGGTCATGTAGCTATTATGGAAGCGCCGGATGGCAATGTATTTGTCTTGATCGGGAAGTAA